Proteins encoded together in one Chthoniobacterales bacterium window:
- a CDS encoding HU family DNA-binding protein has protein sequence MGNLTKRDLVVRISNETGLVQQDVFDVLQKTLDYITDALAEGQNVELRNFGVFEVRLTKSRVGRNPNKPEKDVVIPARATVKFKAGKIMRQRVLMRTDGMKPETASAA, from the coding sequence CGAATCAGCAATGAAACCGGGCTCGTGCAGCAGGATGTCTTCGACGTCCTGCAGAAGACGCTCGATTACATCACCGACGCACTGGCCGAGGGTCAGAACGTCGAGTTGCGCAACTTTGGCGTCTTCGAAGTGCGCCTCACGAAATCCCGCGTGGGCCGCAACCCCAACAAACCCGAAAAAGACGTCGTCATCCCCGCCCGCGCCACCGTGAAATTCAAGGCGGGCAAGATCATGCGGCAGCGCGTGCTCATGCGCACCGACGGCATGAAGCCGGAAACTGCTTCCGCCGCTTGA